From the Polaromonas sp. JS666 genome, the window CGTCCTGGTACGGATGCTGACAATGGGGACAGCGAAAAGAGAGATCTTCTGTCATTTAGAACCTATAGCCCAAAAACACCCCAAATACTTCAGGGGTTGTTTTGATGTCCACCTTTCGCTCGATGTTCCCCACATTGGGTGTTGCGGTGACGATGGTGGCCGTGGTCTTGATCCAGTACCGCGAATATGCGATGTCAACCACCCACGTGTTGGAGAGGGGAATCTCCATTCCGAGCTTGGCAACGGCCCCCAAGGAGCTTTTCAATCCGACTGTGCTGCTCGTTCCGCCGAATGCTCCGTTATAGGCCGGGCCGGCCTGTGGCTGAGTGAAAAATGCGTAGTTGGCCCCGGCTCCAACATAAGGCCTCAGCGTCTGCGGTCCGGCAAATGAGTAGGTGACGAGAGCCGAAGGAAACCAAGCCTTAGCGCTGCCGACTTGGCCGAGGGCGGCGGCAGTACCCGCACCTTTGAACTGGATGGTTAGGGGGTAACCGATCTGCCCCACGAAAGACCAGGGGCCAGAAACTTTGCGTTCATAAATTAGCCCAGCCGTTTGAGCATTATTGATCCCTGTCGTCGCGCCTGCAGGTGTCGTGCCTGGCGGGCCGGTTAGTTCTCCGGAACTCGCATTGAAGTTGAGGGCAGCGTACCCAATTTTGACCGTGTTTTTGGTATCGTCAGATTGCGCGATCGCGGTTACACAACAGGTGGCGATGTATAGCCCAAACAACCAAATGCCGCGTGACGCAGTTTCGTTCATCAAATCGCGCGTGAAACCCTGCCATTCATGGCTGG encodes:
- a CDS encoding OmpW/AlkL family protein; this encodes MNETASRGIWLFGLYIATCCVTAIAQSDDTKNTVKIGYAALNFNASSGELTGPPGTTPAGATTGINNAQTAGLIYERKVSGPWSFVGQIGYPLTIQFKGAGTAAALGQVGSAKAWFPSALVTYSFAGPQTLRPYVGAGANYAFFTQPQAGPAYNGAFGGTSSTVGLKSSLGAVAKLGMEIPLSNTWVVDIAYSRYWIKTTATIVTATPNVGNIERKVDIKTTPEVFGVFLGYRF